The following coding sequences lie in one Mycobacterium sp. DL440 genomic window:
- the sigE gene encoding RNA polymerase sigma factor SigE, whose translation MEHGARWRTAQHNQDSNRNSEVISRVELSENCDQEDPTSANAVTSNPAAQAAPVTMAHLEQFTAGEWVEPSDELTGTAVFDATGDQAAMPSWDELVRQHADRVYRLAYRLSGNQHDAEDLTQETFIRVFRSVQNYQPGTFEGWLHRITTNLFLDMVRRRGRIRMEALPEDYDRVPADDPNPEQIYHDSRLGADLQAALDSLAPEFRAAVVLCDIEGLSYEEIGATLGVKLGTVRSRIHRGRQALREYLAKHSPETAKSA comes from the coding sequence ATGGAACACGGCGCCCGCTGGCGCACTGCCCAGCACAACCAGGACAGCAATCGGAATAGCGAAGTCATCAGTCGTGTTGAGTTGAGTGAAAACTGTGATCAGGAGGATCCGACGAGCGCGAACGCTGTTACCTCGAACCCCGCCGCCCAGGCCGCCCCGGTGACCATGGCCCATCTGGAGCAATTCACCGCCGGCGAATGGGTAGAGCCGTCCGATGAGCTGACCGGCACCGCCGTTTTCGACGCCACCGGCGACCAGGCCGCCATGCCGTCGTGGGACGAGCTGGTGCGCCAACACGCGGACCGGGTGTATCGGCTGGCCTACCGCCTTTCGGGCAACCAGCACGATGCTGAGGACCTGACCCAGGAAACCTTCATCCGGGTGTTCCGCTCCGTGCAGAACTACCAGCCGGGAACCTTCGAGGGGTGGTTGCACCGCATCACCACCAACTTGTTCCTGGACATGGTCCGTCGCCGCGGCCGCATCCGCATGGAAGCGCTGCCCGAGGATTACGACCGGGTGCCCGCCGACGACCCGAACCCCGAGCAGATCTACCACGACTCGCGGTTGGGGGCCGATCTCCAGGCCGCCCTGGATTCGCTGGCGCCGGAGTTCCGCGCCGCGGTGGTCCTGTGCGACATCGAGGGTCTGTCCTACGAAGAAATCGGCGCCACGCTGGGCGTGAAGCTCGGCACCGTGCGCAGCCGCATTCACCGGGGTCGGCAAGCCTTGCGCGAGTACCTGGCGAAGCACTCGCCGGAAACCGCCAAATCCGCCTAG
- a CDS encoding O-methyltransferase yields MVSSNPGRAEAIVTHAERSISEDEIVAAARERAEELGAGAVTPAVGALLSVLARLTGGKAVVEVGTGAGVSGLWLLSGMSDDGVLTTIDVEPEHQRIAKQGFGEAGVGPGRTRLISGRAQEVLTRLADGSYDLVFIDAEPIDQPQFVAEGVRLLRSGGAIVLHRAALGGRAGDASANDAEVSAVREAARLIAEDERLTPVLIPLGDGLLAAARD; encoded by the coding sequence ATGGTCAGCTCCAACCCCGGTCGCGCCGAGGCGATCGTCACGCATGCCGAACGATCGATCTCCGAAGACGAGATCGTCGCGGCTGCGCGTGAGCGGGCCGAAGAACTCGGCGCGGGCGCGGTGACCCCTGCGGTAGGAGCATTGCTGAGCGTGCTCGCGCGGCTCACCGGGGGCAAGGCGGTGGTCGAGGTCGGCACCGGCGCCGGCGTCAGCGGGCTGTGGTTGTTGTCCGGCATGAGCGACGACGGTGTGCTGACCACGATCGACGTCGAACCCGAGCATCAGCGCATCGCCAAGCAGGGGTTCGGTGAGGCCGGAGTCGGCCCGGGGCGCACGCGGCTGATCAGCGGACGCGCCCAGGAGGTGCTGACCCGCCTGGCCGACGGGTCTTACGACCTGGTGTTCATCGACGCCGAACCCATCGACCAGCCGCAATTCGTGGCCGAAGGGGTGCGTCTCCTGCGTTCAGGCGGCGCGATCGTGCTGCACCGGGCCGCGCTGGGCGGCCGGGCCGGCGACGCCTCGGCGAACGATGCCGAGGTGAGCGCCGTGCGTGAAGCCGCGCGGCTGATCGCCGAGGACGAGCGGCTCACTCCGGTGTTGATCCCGTTGGGCGACGGCCTGCTGGCCGCCGCTCGCGACTGA
- a CDS encoding TetR/AcrR family transcriptional regulator produces MRSVDDRTAMARIRDAAIEQYGQDGFSVGLRTIAEAAGVSAALVIHHFGSKEGLRKACDAHVAEVVREAKSESLQNGDPASWMAQMSEIESYAPLMAYLVRSMQSGSDLAKTFWRTMVDNAEQYLEEGVRTGVLKPSRDPKARARFMAICSGGGFLLYLQMHDDPTDLRRVLRDYGEDMMLPALELYTEGLMNDSTMYDAFLRQRAQGIPSSSTSDAKEPA; encoded by the coding sequence ATGCGTTCAGTCGATGATCGAACCGCAATGGCCCGGATCCGCGACGCCGCGATCGAGCAGTACGGGCAGGACGGATTCAGCGTGGGGCTTCGGACGATCGCCGAGGCCGCGGGCGTCAGCGCCGCATTGGTGATCCACCACTTCGGCTCCAAGGAAGGGCTCCGCAAGGCGTGCGATGCCCATGTGGCCGAGGTGGTGCGCGAGGCCAAGTCCGAGTCACTGCAGAACGGTGACCCCGCAAGCTGGATGGCCCAGATGTCCGAGATCGAATCCTATGCGCCGCTGATGGCTTACCTGGTCCGCAGCATGCAATCCGGCAGCGATCTGGCGAAGACGTTCTGGCGGACCATGGTCGACAACGCCGAACAGTACCTCGAGGAGGGCGTGCGGACCGGGGTGCTCAAACCCAGCCGCGACCCGAAAGCACGGGCGCGGTTCATGGCGATATGCAGTGGTGGCGGGTTTCTGCTGTACCTGCAGATGCACGACGACCCAACGGATCTGCGCCGGGTGCTGCGCGATTACGGCGAGGACATGATGCTGCCTGCCCTCGAGCTCTACACCGAGGGCCTGATGAACGACTCCACCATGTACGACGCGTTCCTGCGCCAGCGCGCACAAGGCATCCCGTCCAGTTCCACGTCCGACGCCAAGGAGCCAGCGTGA
- a CDS encoding ABC transporter ATP-binding protein, whose product MKNSVEIRGLSKSFGRTKALDGLNLTVSPGDVAGFLGPNGAGKSTTIRVLLGLLRADGGTVRLLGGDPWRDAVALHRRIAYVPGDVTLWPNLTGMQAIDFLCRLRGNGVDTRRRDELIERFELDPHKKARTYSKGNRQKVAIVAAFSCHSELYILDEPTSGLDPLMERAFQQCVGEVAGSGAAVLLSSHILAEVEKLCDKVTIIRSGRTVRSGTLAELRHLMRTKVTARTRSDGRALQNTPYVHDFASNDGTVSFSVDRADLEFTLEHLTDLGIDDLTVTPASLEDMFLREYQGATR is encoded by the coding sequence GTGAAGAACTCCGTCGAAATCCGCGGACTGTCAAAATCTTTCGGCCGCACCAAGGCGTTGGATGGCCTGAATCTGACCGTGTCCCCCGGCGACGTCGCGGGCTTCCTGGGGCCCAACGGAGCTGGTAAGTCCACCACCATCCGGGTGCTGCTGGGCCTGCTGCGCGCCGACGGGGGCACCGTGCGCCTCCTGGGCGGGGACCCGTGGCGCGACGCGGTCGCCCTGCACCGCCGCATCGCCTACGTCCCCGGCGATGTGACATTGTGGCCCAACCTGACCGGCATGCAGGCCATCGACTTCCTGTGCCGGCTGCGCGGCAACGGCGTCGACACCCGGCGACGTGACGAACTGATCGAACGGTTCGAACTCGACCCGCACAAAAAGGCCCGCACCTACTCCAAGGGCAACCGGCAGAAGGTCGCCATCGTCGCGGCGTTCAGCTGCCATTCCGAGCTCTACATTCTCGATGAACCCACCTCGGGCCTGGACCCGTTGATGGAACGCGCTTTTCAACAGTGTGTGGGCGAGGTGGCCGGCAGCGGAGCCGCAGTCCTGTTGTCCAGCCACATTCTGGCCGAGGTCGAAAAGCTCTGCGACAAAGTGACGATCATCCGGTCCGGACGCACGGTGCGTTCCGGCACCCTGGCCGAGTTGCGGCACCTGATGCGCACCAAGGTCACCGCACGCACCCGCTCGGACGGTCGGGCACTGCAGAACACCCCGTACGTACACGACTTCGCGAGCAACGACGGCACGGTGAGCTTCTCGGTGGACCGGGCCGACCTGGAGTTCACCTTGGAGCATCTGACCGACCTCGGCATCGACGATCTGACCGTCACACCGGCTTCTCTGGAGGACATGTTCCTGCGCGAGTACCAGGGGGCGACCCGGTGA
- a CDS encoding ABC transporter permease: MARPAGPARTTASPLTGIGTLLRLALRRDRLRLSVWVATITLMMVYAPNAIRLAYPGEEQRLARVNLLKTPAGMMLGGPMFGVNETDLGVMMANELTLTLTIATSILAILTVIRHTRAEEENGSAELVLSSVVGRYARTAAALALVGGVNAVLAITMTLAMASTGFTIVDTAAMSLGITGVAMVFGAVAAVTAQLWRQSRTASGAAMATLAVAALVRGAGDVIDNSGSTLSWFSPIAWAQQMRPFVDLRWWPFGLLVIVALGLMAAAAVLESRRQYDAGTIASTGEKPDAPVITGPLRLHLTLQRGQTIGWAVGLFVAGLVFGSMTKALLDAAKTNELIARLLSTTGNDGIYTTMTQFLAAAASAYVASVVLRVYTDEQNGLGEPVLAGAVSRWRWLLGAVGCALTGAAALMFCAGLGNGLGAGLTLGEPGTVIRLTLAALAYLPALAVVASIAALAVALRSPWIAWLAVTFVITALYLGALLRLPRWLIELSPVGQTTVPSQFPATALMVMLVVATVLAAVAGWIYRNRDAV; this comes from the coding sequence CTGGCCCGTCCCGCTGGTCCGGCCCGCACGACCGCGTCACCGTTGACCGGCATCGGCACCCTGCTGCGACTGGCGCTGCGCCGCGACCGGCTGCGGCTGAGCGTGTGGGTCGCCACGATCACCTTGATGATGGTGTACGCCCCCAACGCAATTCGCCTGGCGTACCCCGGCGAGGAACAACGCCTGGCCCGGGTCAATCTGCTCAAGACACCCGCCGGGATGATGCTTGGCGGCCCGATGTTCGGCGTCAACGAGACCGACCTCGGCGTGATGATGGCCAACGAACTGACCCTCACGCTGACCATCGCCACCTCGATCCTGGCCATTCTCACCGTGATTCGTCATACCCGCGCCGAGGAGGAGAACGGCAGCGCCGAGCTGGTGCTGTCCTCGGTGGTGGGCCGCTACGCACGGACCGCCGCAGCTCTGGCCCTGGTCGGCGGAGTCAACGCAGTGCTGGCGATCACGATGACACTGGCGATGGCCTCCACCGGCTTCACGATCGTCGACACCGCCGCCATGTCTCTGGGCATCACCGGGGTCGCGATGGTGTTCGGCGCGGTCGCCGCCGTCACCGCCCAACTCTGGCGTCAGTCCCGCACCGCGTCGGGCGCGGCGATGGCGACGCTGGCGGTCGCCGCGCTGGTCCGTGGGGCCGGTGACGTCATCGACAACTCCGGCAGCACCCTGAGCTGGTTCTCCCCCATCGCCTGGGCACAGCAGATGCGTCCGTTCGTCGATCTGCGCTGGTGGCCGTTCGGGTTGTTGGTCATTGTGGCGCTCGGATTGATGGCAGCGGCCGCCGTTCTGGAGAGCCGTCGCCAGTACGACGCAGGCACCATCGCATCCACGGGCGAGAAACCCGACGCCCCAGTCATCACCGGCCCGCTGCGGCTGCACCTGACGCTGCAGCGCGGCCAGACGATCGGCTGGGCGGTGGGACTGTTCGTGGCCGGGCTGGTGTTCGGCTCGATGACGAAAGCGCTGTTGGACGCGGCCAAGACCAACGAGTTGATCGCCAGGTTGCTGTCCACAACGGGTAATGACGGCATCTACACCACGATGACCCAGTTCCTCGCCGCGGCAGCCAGCGCGTACGTCGCATCGGTGGTGCTGCGGGTGTACACCGACGAGCAGAACGGGCTGGGCGAGCCGGTGCTGGCCGGTGCGGTGTCACGCTGGCGCTGGCTGCTCGGCGCGGTCGGCTGCGCGCTTACCGGGGCCGCGGCACTGATGTTCTGCGCCGGGCTCGGCAACGGCCTCGGTGCCGGGCTGACGCTCGGCGAGCCGGGTACGGTCATCCGCCTCACCCTGGCCGCACTGGCATATCTACCCGCACTGGCGGTGGTGGCCTCGATCGCGGCCCTTGCCGTGGCGCTGCGTTCGCCGTGGATCGCCTGGCTGGCAGTCACATTCGTGATCACCGCGTTGTACCTCGGGGCGCTGCTACGGCTCCCGCGCTGGCTGATCGAACTGTCCCCGGTGGGACAGACCACCGTGCCGAGCCAATTCCCCGCCACCGCACTGATGGTGATGCTCGTCGTCGCAACGGTTCTGGCGGCCGTCGCGGGCTGGATCTATCGCAACCGCGACGCGGTGTGA